In Acinetobacter radioresistens DSM 6976 = NBRC 102413 = CIP 103788, one DNA window encodes the following:
- a CDS encoding H-NS histone family protein, producing the protein MSIDANQLIAENPDLTETFKDLLKNSDVTSIEDVIKNLNMMADVKRKEEYATLYHEFQDRVVALGFLTVQDFITAIEAQGIIKPSRTSRRKVKIRFRDTENENNTWTGRGKQPKWLQAHIENGRQLEEFEVKEPEESESETESEAKA; encoded by the coding sequence ATGAGTATTGATGCAAATCAGCTTATCGCTGAAAATCCTGACTTAACCGAAACGTTTAAGGACCTATTAAAAAATAGTGATGTAACTTCTATTGAAGATGTTATTAAAAACCTTAATATGATGGCTGACGTTAAGCGTAAAGAAGAATACGCTACGCTCTATCATGAGTTTCAAGATCGTGTAGTTGCACTTGGCTTTCTTACCGTTCAAGACTTTATTACTGCTATCGAAGCACAAGGTATTATCAAACCTTCACGTACTTCACGCCGTAAAGTAAAAATCCGTTTCCGTGATACTGAAAATGAAAACAACACTTGGACTGGTCGCGGTAAGCAACCAAAATGGCTCCAAGCGCATATTGAAAATGGCCGCCAACTTGAAGAATTTGAAGTTAAAGAACCGGAAGAATCCGAGTCTGAAACAGAGTCAGAAGCAAAAGCTTAA